The Devosia sp. YIM 151766 genome includes a region encoding these proteins:
- a CDS encoding SDR family NAD(P)-dependent oxidoreductase: MYQLLDPSRFIVFITGATSGFGAAAARRYVAAGGKVIATGRREDRLLELRDELGHDNCHVIPLDVRDRAAMQAAIAAIPAPFDAINIVLANAGLALGLQPAAETDLDDWQTMIDTNVSGLVYTVRLLLPGMIARGGGHVVTLGSVAGEFAYPGGSVYAATKAFVKHFALAIRSDLQGKKVRVTNIEPGLTETEFSLVRFKGDEGKAGNVYADAKAMTAEDIAESIFWATTLPEHVNVNKIQLMATTQAIGPFDIYRGE; encoded by the coding sequence ATGTACCAGCTGCTCGATCCCAGCCGCTTCATCGTCTTCATCACCGGCGCCACGTCCGGGTTCGGCGCCGCCGCCGCGCGCCGCTATGTCGCCGCCGGCGGCAAGGTGATCGCGACGGGTCGCCGCGAGGATCGCCTGCTGGAGCTGCGCGACGAGCTGGGCCACGACAATTGCCATGTCATTCCGCTCGATGTGCGCGACCGCGCCGCCATGCAGGCGGCCATCGCCGCCATCCCCGCGCCCTTCGACGCCATCAATATCGTGCTCGCCAATGCCGGGCTGGCGCTGGGCCTGCAACCGGCGGCCGAGACCGATCTCGACGATTGGCAGACCATGATCGACACCAATGTTTCGGGCCTGGTCTATACGGTGCGCCTGCTATTGCCCGGCATGATCGCCCGCGGCGGCGGCCATGTGGTGACCCTAGGCTCGGTGGCCGGCGAATTCGCCTATCCCGGCGGCTCGGTCTATGCCGCCACCAAGGCTTTCGTGAAGCATTTCGCCCTCGCCATCCGCTCCGACCTGCAAGGCAAGAAGGTGCGCGTCACCAATATCGAGCCGGGCCTGACCGAAACCGAATTCTCGCTGGTCCGCTTCAAGGGCGACGAGGGCAAGGCCGGTAATGTCTATGCCGATGCCAAGGCGATGACTGCCGAGGATATCGCCGAATCCATCTTCTGGGCGACCACGCTGCCCGAACATGTGAACGTCAACAAGATCCAGTTGATGGCGACGACCCAGGCCATCGGTCCCTTCGACATCTATCGCGGCGAATAG
- the epmA gene encoding EF-P lysine aminoacylase EpmA — MTASATSPFWHPERHADRRPALLARARIDAATRHWLAERDFLVIDPPALQRSPGNETHLHAFGTSMIGNDGRGQDMYLHTSPEFTMKKLLAAGEKCIASLQHVWRNRERSALHHPEFTMLEFYRADEPYEAVIADSLALIRLAAEITGIENFHFRGRECDPRAETERISVAEAFMAHAGIDLLASMDDNGVPDGEALAAQMQAAGMAVPEDRSWSYLFTQILVDRVEPQLGNGRVTVLDRYPACEAALARRVPGDRRVAERFEIYAAGVELANGFGELTDAAEQRQRFEAEMAEKQRLYGERYPIDEDFLAALAFMPEASGVALGFDRLVMLATGAQRIEAVLWAPVAE; from the coding sequence ATGACGGCATCCGCAACCTCGCCCTTCTGGCATCCCGAACGCCATGCCGACCGCCGGCCGGCGCTGCTGGCGCGCGCGCGCATCGACGCCGCCACGCGCCATTGGCTGGCCGAGCGGGACTTCCTCGTCATCGACCCGCCGGCCCTGCAGCGCTCGCCGGGCAACGAGACGCATCTGCATGCCTTCGGCACCAGCATGATCGGCAATGACGGGCGGGGGCAGGACATGTATCTGCACACCTCGCCGGAATTCACCATGAAGAAACTACTGGCGGCGGGGGAAAAATGCATTGCCAGCCTGCAGCATGTATGGCGCAATCGCGAGCGCAGCGCATTGCACCATCCCGAATTCACCATGCTCGAATTCTACCGGGCCGACGAGCCCTATGAGGCGGTCATCGCCGACAGCCTGGCGCTGATCCGGCTGGCGGCCGAAATTACCGGCATCGAAAACTTCCATTTCCGCGGCCGCGAATGCGATCCGCGCGCCGAAACCGAGCGCATCAGCGTCGCCGAGGCCTTCATGGCCCATGCCGGGATCGATCTGCTGGCGAGCATGGACGATAACGGGGTGCCGGATGGCGAGGCTCTGGCGGCACAGATGCAGGCGGCCGGCATGGCGGTGCCAGAGGATCGGAGCTGGAGCTATCTGTTCACCCAGATCCTGGTCGACAGGGTGGAGCCGCAATTGGGCAATGGGCGGGTGACGGTGCTGGACCGCTATCCGGCCTGCGAGGCGGCTTTGGCGCGGCGGGTGCCGGGCGACAGGCGGGTGGCGGAGCGCTTCGAAATCTATGCCGCCGGCGTGGAGCTGGCCAATGGCTTCGGCGAATTGACCGATGCGGCGGAGCAGCGCCAGCGGTTCGAGGCAGAAATGGCCGAGAAGCAGCGCCTTTATGGCGAGCGCTATCCGATAGACGAGGATTTCCTGGCGGCACTGGCCTTCATGCCGGAAGCGAGCGGGGTGGCCCTGGGCTTCGACCGGCTGGTCATGCTGGCGACCGGCGCCCAGCGGATCGAGGCGGTGCTGTGGGCGCCGGTGGCCGAATGA
- a CDS encoding efflux RND transporter periplasmic adaptor subunit: protein MKRFGRFLIILAVLGAGAAAGWWYFYGQTQARTVPNTVSVGLGDIETTVLASGVLEASALVSVGAEVSGTINGVHVALGDDVKRGDLLVEIDSLNQVNAVKSAEAALAGIQAQKRNQEANLAKAQSTLSRQQQLSANSLISQTDLEAAQLAVEQAQAQIDQLDAQIAQAELTVESARLNLSRTQIVAPTDGTVVALLVDEGQTLNANSATPTVAKIANLDTMVIRAEISEADVVKVSPGQRVYFTILGEPNNQIEATLREVEPAPTSIASDTAASGNAVYYNGLFDVPNPEHRLRISMTASVTIVLDEARNVLTLPSALVSRRGPDGGAMVMVYDEQTEEMRQARVEIGLNNNISAEIKSGLSEGDLVVNSTGAQLTGGPGAPGGGGFGGGRGGGGMMMRGMGG from the coding sequence GTGAAGCGATTTGGCAGATTTCTGATTATCCTGGCGGTGCTGGGCGCCGGCGCGGCTGCCGGCTGGTGGTATTTCTATGGCCAGACCCAGGCCAGGACCGTGCCCAATACGGTGTCGGTAGGCCTGGGGGATATCGAAACCACCGTGCTGGCCTCGGGCGTATTGGAGGCCAGCGCGCTGGTCAGCGTCGGCGCCGAAGTGTCCGGCACCATCAATGGGGTGCATGTGGCGCTGGGCGACGACGTCAAGCGGGGCGACCTGCTGGTGGAAATCGACAGCCTCAATCAGGTGAATGCCGTCAAATCCGCCGAAGCGGCTTTGGCCGGCATCCAGGCCCAGAAGCGCAATCAGGAAGCCAATCTGGCCAAGGCGCAATCCACCCTGTCGCGACAGCAGCAATTGAGCGCCAATAGCCTGATCTCGCAGACCGACCTGGAAGCGGCGCAATTGGCCGTCGAGCAGGCACAGGCGCAGATCGATCAGCTCGACGCGCAGATCGCCCAGGCCGAGCTGACGGTCGAATCGGCGCGGCTCAATCTCTCGCGTACGCAGATCGTGGCGCCCACCGATGGCACCGTGGTGGCTTTGCTGGTCGATGAAGGCCAGACGCTGAACGCCAATTCGGCGACGCCCACCGTCGCCAAGATCGCCAATCTCGACACCATGGTGATCCGCGCCGAAATCTCCGAGGCCGATGTGGTCAAGGTCTCGCCGGGCCAGCGGGTCTATTTCACCATTCTGGGCGAACCGAACAACCAGATCGAGGCGACGCTGCGCGAGGTCGAGCCGGCGCCGACCTCGATCGCCAGCGACACCGCCGCCTCGGGCAATGCCGTCTATTATAACGGCCTGTTCGACGTGCCCAATCCCGAACACAGGCTGCGCATTTCCATGACCGCCTCGGTGACCATCGTGCTCGATGAAGCGCGCAATGTGCTGACCCTGCCATCGGCGCTGGTGTCGCGGCGCGGGCCGGATGGTGGCGCCATGGTCATGGTCTATGACGAACAGACCGAGGAAATGCGCCAGGCGCGGGTCGAGATCGGCCTCAACAACAATATTTCCGCCGAAATCAAATCCGGCCTCAGCGAGGGCGACCTGGTGGTCAACAGCACCGGGGCGCAATTGACCGGCGGCCCGGGCGCTCCCGGCGGCGGCGGTTTCGGCGGGGGACGCGGTGGCGGCGGCATGATGATGCGCGGAATGGGCGGATGA
- the fabV gene encoding enoyl-ACP reductase FabV — protein MIIEPKIRGFICTTAHPTGCATNVQRQIDHVAIKGPIASERKRVLVLGCSTGYGLASRIVTTFGSDADTIGVSFEREPGETKPASAGWYNNRAFENRARAAGRKAVTIEGDAFSDAVKAETIAAIKAELGQVDLVVYSLASPVRTDPKDGVTYRSAIKPYGSQVTSKTLNTATGEVSEITVEPATEEEAAATVKVMGGEDWELWIKALADAGVLADGFQTLNYTYLGSELTWPIYHKGTLGKAKADLDRAAAAIRAAHGDHAAHVVALKAVVTQASSAIPVVPLYGTLLIKVEDEMGLGEGPIHQIDRLFRDKLQGELKLDAENRIRVDDWELSAPMQAELTRRWGELTTETLPALADLPKYREEFLKLFGFGVGGVDYGKDVDPRVVE, from the coding sequence ATGATTATCGAGCCCAAGATTCGCGGCTTCATTTGCACCACCGCCCATCCCACTGGCTGCGCCACCAATGTGCAGCGCCAGATCGATCATGTGGCGATCAAGGGGCCCATTGCTTCGGAGAGGAAGCGGGTCCTGGTGCTTGGCTGCTCGACCGGCTATGGCCTCGCCTCGCGCATCGTCACCACTTTCGGCAGCGATGCGGACACGATCGGGGTCTCCTTCGAGCGCGAGCCGGGCGAGACCAAGCCCGCCTCGGCCGGCTGGTACAATAACCGCGCCTTCGAAAACCGCGCTCGCGCCGCCGGCCGCAAGGCCGTCACCATCGAGGGCGACGCGTTCTCCGACGCGGTCAAGGCCGAGACGATTGCCGCCATCAAGGCCGAGCTCGGCCAGGTCGATCTCGTGGTCTATTCGCTGGCCTCCCCGGTCCGCACCGATCCCAAGGACGGCGTCACCTATCGCTCGGCGATCAAGCCCTATGGCAGCCAGGTGACCTCCAAGACGCTCAATACCGCGACCGGCGAAGTCTCTGAAATCACCGTCGAACCGGCGACCGAAGAAGAAGCCGCCGCCACCGTCAAGGTGATGGGCGGCGAGGATTGGGAACTCTGGATCAAGGCCCTGGCCGATGCCGGCGTGCTGGCCGACGGCTTCCAGACGCTCAATTACACCTATCTGGGCAGCGAATTGACCTGGCCCATCTATCACAAGGGCACGCTGGGCAAGGCCAAGGCCGATCTCGACCGCGCCGCCGCCGCCATCCGCGCCGCCCATGGCGATCACGCCGCCCATGTCGTGGCGCTCAAGGCCGTGGTGACCCAGGCCAGCTCCGCCATCCCCGTCGTGCCGCTCTATGGCACGCTGCTGATCAAGGTCGAGGACGAAATGGGCCTTGGCGAAGGCCCCATCCACCAGATCGACCGCCTGTTCCGCGACAAACTCCAGGGCGAGCTCAAGCTCGATGCGGAAAACCGCATCCGCGTCGACGATTGGGAATTGTCCGCGCCGATGCAGGCCGAGCTGACCCGACGCTGGGGCGAACTCACCACCGAAACCCTGCCCGCGCTGGCCGACCTGCCGAAATATCGCGAGGAATTCCTGAAGCTCTTCGGCTTCGGGGTCGGCGGCGTCGATTACGGCAAGGATGTGGACCCGAGAGTGGTCGAATAG
- a CDS encoding translocation/assembly module TamB domain-containing protein, whose product MRRPSRKTLLLAALLLVPAAVPVALVAQDLNNEEQKDWLTSFVEGQLSTPERQIRLSNIDGILGSDVSIREITISDAEGVWLRVSNASLNWNQAALFTGRLDVRSLTAESVDYIRNAVPVEGAVDLPPPEAGAFEIPEFPVAIQLGELSVPSVTFGESVFGLGSEISLSGSMSLEGGNLDAVLDIERLDGPGGNLDLDVSYRREGNAIDLSLALVEPPNGVMANLLNIDGRPAMTLTLEGAGPVADLTAEMRLLADEREALAGTARIAQQPDGFAIAADLGGPLSTLMAAPYRPFFGADTRLTANALLRDGGGIEISNLTLSGGQLALSANATTTADNFLSRLELSAQIADPAGGLVTLPVAGSATRLQAAQLTVQFGAGASEEWHAGLDIDGFTTAGFAAQSFGLAIGGVASNLDDPANRMVTFNGDGTLSGISADPGIEAALGDSVGLGLAGLWNAGEPIQLAEFRVVGEALTAGLSGLIDGTDFDGRIGIETGNIAPFSALAGRSLAGALTLAANGRIMPVSGGFDLVFDGIGTDLSVDDPTVDALLEGDVTLSGRLARTTAGITADDFSIANEQVQFRADGSYASAVSDFNIALDLRDLGLLSDEASGALTVRGSARSEAAEAPLMLLLDAEVPSGTLSGRDLRDAKVGVAASLLDGSIAGDVTGLAMLDGYRATLNTHFTADDAQQALSGIGLEIAGTRISGEVTRAVETGLLQGRLDVAAPDISLAAALLLADASGTLNAAVELTPQNGRQGAGITANAANLVINDISVGRADISAGLADLFGVPVIDGTATASNVLAGGVSVTSLAARASQNGNVTSFDAQASLATGTDVDIAGSLSPVENGYRLALDRADLVQGDLSARLASPTALAVSGDSVALDAVRFNVGSGSITASGTAGNVLDMVVDISELPLSIANAIAPDLGLSGIVNGRATLSGAAADPQVRFEARASGIGASAIAPFGIAPLAVAASGSYAGGAVTLDTLTANGNGGLSVTGSGRVPLDGPGLALSLNGSAPLALANQFVAERGAQLSGTVSFDANIGGALSNPQFSGTVSTSGAGYIDPELNLRLTDIAGRVALSGTNANVESLSANLATGGSLSASGTIGLGDGFPANLSLSINSARYADGDIFVATLSGGLTLTGNLTGSPLLAGNVLVEQANITVPESLGGGAQLIDVQHARTPAPVQQTLDRARINERTGMSTGGSGPNLLLDINVDAPNQIFIRGRGLDAEVGGSVRLTGPVSAVQPVGAFSLTRGRLAILGQRVIFESGTVTLTGDLDPQLNFVARTEGDGITVFVIVSGRASAPDITFSSNPSLPQDEVLSRLIFNRSMGELSPLQLAQLAAAAAELVGGGGGGGLVDSLRGAAGLADLDIVTDDEGNVGVQAGTYIQDNVYLGVTAGANGQSRVTINLDVTDDLTIKGAAGQDGNSSIGVFYERDY is encoded by the coding sequence ATGCGTCGCCCTTCCCGCAAGACCCTGTTGCTCGCCGCCCTCCTGCTGGTCCCCGCCGCCGTGCCGGTGGCGCTGGTGGCGCAGGACCTGAACAATGAAGAGCAGAAGGACTGGCTGACCAGTTTCGTCGAAGGCCAGTTGTCGACGCCCGAGCGGCAGATTCGCCTCTCCAATATCGACGGCATTCTCGGCTCGGACGTTTCCATCCGCGAAATCACCATTTCCGATGCCGAGGGCGTGTGGCTGCGCGTCAGCAATGCCAGCCTCAACTGGAACCAGGCCGCCCTGTTCACCGGGCGGCTGGACGTGCGCTCGCTCACCGCCGAATCCGTGGATTATATCCGCAATGCCGTGCCCGTCGAAGGCGCGGTGGACCTGCCGCCGCCCGAAGCCGGCGCGTTCGAAATCCCCGAATTTCCCGTCGCCATCCAGCTGGGCGAATTGTCGGTGCCCAGCGTCACCTTCGGCGAAAGCGTGTTCGGCCTGGGCTCGGAAATCTCGCTTTCCGGCTCGATGTCGCTGGAAGGCGGCAATCTCGATGCGGTGCTCGATATCGAGCGTCTCGACGGTCCGGGCGGCAATCTGGACCTCGACGTCTCCTATCGGCGCGAGGGCAATGCTATCGATCTGAGCCTGGCGCTGGTCGAGCCGCCCAATGGCGTGATGGCCAATCTGCTCAATATCGACGGCCGCCCGGCCATGACCCTGACGCTGGAAGGCGCGGGGCCGGTGGCCGACCTGACGGCGGAGATGCGCCTGCTCGCCGATGAGCGCGAGGCCCTGGCCGGCACGGCCCGGATCGCCCAGCAGCCGGACGGCTTTGCCATTGCCGCCGATCTGGGCGGGCCGCTGTCGACGCTGATGGCCGCGCCCTATCGTCCCTTTTTCGGCGCCGACACCCGGCTGACCGCCAATGCGCTGCTGCGCGATGGCGGCGGCATCGAGATTTCCAATCTCACGCTCAGCGGCGGGCAATTGGCGCTCTCGGCCAATGCCACGACCACGGCGGACAATTTCCTCTCGCGGCTCGAGCTTTCCGCCCAGATCGCCGATCCAGCGGGCGGCCTGGTCACCCTGCCGGTGGCCGGCAGCGCCACGCGCCTGCAAGCGGCGCAGCTTACGGTGCAGTTCGGCGCCGGGGCGAGCGAGGAATGGCATGCCGGGCTCGATATCGACGGCTTCACCACCGCTGGCTTTGCGGCGCAGAGCTTCGGCCTCGCCATCGGCGGGGTGGCCAGCAATCTCGACGATCCGGCCAACCGCATGGTCACCTTCAATGGCGATGGGACCCTCTCCGGCATCAGCGCCGATCCGGGCATCGAGGCTGCCCTGGGCGATAGCGTCGGGCTGGGCCTGGCCGGGCTGTGGAATGCGGGCGAGCCCATCCAGCTTGCCGAATTCCGCGTCGTCGGCGAGGCGCTGACCGCCGGCCTGTCGGGCCTCATCGACGGCACCGATTTCGATGGCCGCATCGGAATCGAAACCGGCAATATCGCGCCGTTTTCCGCTCTGGCGGGCCGCTCGCTCGCCGGGGCGCTGACCCTGGCCGCCAATGGCCGCATCATGCCGGTCAGCGGCGGCTTCGACCTGGTTTTCGATGGCATCGGCACCGATCTCAGCGTCGATGATCCGACCGTCGACGCGCTGCTCGAGGGCGATGTCACCCTGTCCGGCCGCCTGGCGCGGACGACGGCCGGCATCACCGCCGATGACTTCTCCATCGCCAATGAACAGGTGCAGTTCCGGGCCGATGGCAGCTATGCCAGCGCGGTTTCGGATTTCAACATCGCGCTCGATCTCCGCGATCTCGGCCTGCTTTCGGACGAGGCGAGCGGAGCCCTGACCGTACGCGGCTCAGCCCGCTCCGAGGCCGCCGAAGCGCCGCTCATGCTGTTGCTCGACGCCGAGGTGCCCAGCGGCACGCTGAGCGGTCGCGATCTGCGGGACGCCAAGGTCGGCGTCGCCGCCAGCCTGCTCGACGGCAGCATTGCCGGCGATGTCACCGGCCTCGCCATGCTCGACGGATATCGGGCGACGCTCAACACGCATTTTACAGCCGACGACGCGCAACAGGCGCTGTCCGGCATCGGTCTCGAAATCGCCGGGACCCGCATTTCCGGCGAGGTGACGCGCGCGGTGGAAACCGGCCTGCTGCAAGGCCGGCTGGATGTCGCTGCCCCCGATATATCGCTGGCGGCGGCGCTGCTGCTGGCCGATGCCTCCGGCACGCTCAATGCCGCCGTCGAGCTCACGCCGCAAAATGGCCGGCAGGGCGCCGGCATCACTGCCAATGCGGCCAATCTCGTCATCAACGATATCAGCGTCGGCCGCGCCGATATTTCCGCCGGGCTTGCCGATCTTTTCGGCGTTCCCGTAATCGATGGTACGGCCACGGCCAGCAATGTGCTGGCCGGCGGCGTCAGCGTCACCAGCCTCGCGGCCCGCGCCAGCCAGAACGGCAATGTGACCAGCTTTGATGCGCAGGCCTCGCTGGCCACCGGCACGGATGTCGACATTGCCGGCTCGCTGAGCCCGGTGGAAAATGGCTATCGGCTGGCGCTCGACCGGGCCGATCTGGTGCAGGGCGATCTCTCGGCGCGCCTCGCCAGCCCCACCGCGCTCGCCGTCAGCGGCGATAGCGTGGCGCTCGACGCCGTCCGCTTCAATGTCGGCTCAGGCAGCATCACCGCCAGCGGCACGGCGGGCAATGTCCTCGACATGGTGGTCGATATTTCCGAGCTGCCATTATCCATCGCCAATGCCATTGCGCCCGATCTGGGGCTGTCGGGCATCGTCAATGGACGCGCCACGCTGTCCGGCGCCGCCGCCGATCCGCAGGTGCGCTTCGAGGCGCGGGCCAGCGGCATCGGCGCCAGCGCCATCGCGCCGTTCGGCATTGCGCCGCTCGCCGTTGCGGCCAGCGGCTCCTATGCGGGCGGGGCCGTTACCCTCGATACGCTGACGGCCAATGGCAATGGCGGCCTGTCCGTCACCGGCTCGGGCCGCGTGCCGCTCGATGGGCCGGGCCTGGCGCTGTCGCTCAATGGCTCGGCGCCGCTGGCGCTGGCCAATCAATTCGTGGCCGAGCGCGGCGCGCAGCTTTCGGGCACGGTGAGTTTCGACGCCAATATCGGCGGCGCCCTGTCCAACCCGCAATTTTCCGGCACCGTCTCGACCAGCGGCGCCGGCTATATCGACCCCGAGCTCAATCTGCGCCTGACCGATATTGCCGGCCGCGTGGCGCTGAGCGGCACCAATGCCAATGTTGAAAGCCTGTCGGCCAATCTGGCGACCGGCGGCAGCCTCTCGGCCTCCGGCACGATCGGCCTCGGCGACGGCTTCCCCGCCAATCTGTCGCTCAGCATCAATTCGGCGCGCTATGCCGATGGCGATATTTTCGTCGCCACCCTGTCCGGCGGGCTGACGCTGACCGGCAATCTGACCGGCTCGCCATTGCTGGCAGGCAATGTGCTGGTCGAGCAGGCCAATATCACCGTGCCGGAAAGCCTGGGCGGCGGCGCCCAGCTCATCGATGTACAGCATGCCCGCACGCCGGCCCCGGTACAGCAGACGCTCGACCGTGCCCGCATCAATGAGCGTACCGGCATGTCGACCGGCGGCAGCGGTCCCAACCTCCTGCTCGACATCAATGTCGATGCCCCCAACCAGATCTTCATCCGGGGCCGTGGGCTCGATGCGGAAGTGGGCGGTTCGGTGCGGCTGACCGGACCGGTCAGCGCCGTCCAGCCGGTCGGCGCCTTCTCGCTGACGCGGGGCCGGCTGGCCATTCTCGGCCAGCGCGTCATCTTCGAATCCGGCACCGTGACCCTGACCGGCGATCTCGACCCGCAGCTCAATTTCGTCGCCCGCACCGAGGGCGACGGCATCACCGTCTTCGTCATCGTCTCGGGCCGCGCCTCGGCGCCCGACATAACCTTCAGCTCCAATCCGAGCCTGCCGCAGGACGAGGTGCTGAGCCGGCTGATCTTCAACCGCTCCATGGGCGAACTCTCGCCGCTGCAATTGGCCCAGCTCGCCGCCGCGGCGGCCGAACTGGTCGGCGGCGGTGGCGGCGGCGGCCTGGTCGACAGCCTGCGCGGCGCGGCGGGCCTCGCCGATCTCGACATCGTCACCGACGATGAAGGCAATGTCGGCGTCCAGGCCGGCACCTATATCCAGGACAATGTCTATCTCGGCGTCACCGCCGGCGCCAATGGCCAGTCCCGGGTGACGATCAATCTCGACGTCACCGACGATCTGACCATCAAGGGCGCCGCCGGCCAGGACGGCAATTCCAGCATCGGCGTGTTCTACGAACGCGATTATTGA
- a CDS encoding autotransporter assembly complex family protein, with protein MASFALAPPLHAFELFGIKFFEDQADRDAEAVIVDPQPYNVTFTASEGGSVETALRNASALLADQDEPASGAAGLIAKARGDYRRLLAALYGEGHYGGSISIRIGGVEAANLPPDTNLPDPVDVTIAVTAGPLFRFANVNIVNQAPPTSDRGDQVDLPVMRGFGAGEIARSAVIARAEQLALEAWRQLGYAKAEIVSRDVIADHATNSVDATIVVNPGRHAAFGPVTVSGTRDMNPEFVAQQTGLVVGQEYDPDDVRRAQKRLDRLEVFRSARFEAAQSIGADGLLPYELLVEELPGRRFGLGATYSTIDGLGLEGYHLWRNLFGQAERLRLDARIASIAWPIDTAQFDYFAGGTFTKPGFYHPDVDLVAAVSAERTIYPTYTETSAAGRLGLSWFFSDEVTFEGGATFKRARFDDDFGTRDFATAGIYAGVIFDGRDSSVDPTEGWYAAANVEPYYDFIYGNTGLRVEAEGRTYFGFGEDDPFVLAGRLKAGALLGPELSEIPPDKLFFAGGGGSVRGYAFKSIGVDDGSGTVTGGRYLLEASLEARAKVTEDIGVVGFVDGGYVAADVFPGLEDLRLGAGLGIRYYTGFGPLRLDVAVPLNKRPGDADYAIYAGIGQAF; from the coding sequence ATGGCGAGTTTTGCCCTCGCGCCGCCGCTGCATGCCTTCGAACTCTTCGGCATCAAATTCTTCGAGGATCAGGCTGACCGCGACGCGGAAGCGGTGATCGTCGACCCTCAGCCCTATAATGTCACCTTCACCGCCAGCGAAGGCGGTTCGGTGGAAACGGCCCTGCGCAATGCTTCGGCATTGCTCGCCGATCAGGACGAGCCCGCATCGGGGGCCGCCGGGCTGATCGCCAAGGCCAGGGGCGATTATCGCCGCCTGCTCGCCGCGCTCTATGGCGAAGGCCATTATGGCGGCTCGATCAGCATCCGCATCGGTGGGGTCGAAGCGGCCAATCTGCCGCCCGATACCAACCTGCCCGATCCGGTGGACGTCACTATCGCCGTCACCGCCGGGCCGCTGTTCCGCTTCGCAAATGTCAATATCGTCAACCAGGCGCCGCCGACCTCCGATCGTGGCGATCAGGTCGACCTGCCGGTGATGCGCGGTTTCGGAGCCGGGGAAATTGCCCGCTCGGCGGTGATCGCCAGGGCCGAGCAATTGGCGCTCGAAGCCTGGCGGCAACTGGGCTATGCCAAGGCTGAAATCGTCTCGCGCGATGTCATCGCCGACCATGCCACCAACAGCGTCGATGCGACCATCGTGGTCAATCCCGGCCGCCATGCGGCCTTCGGGCCGGTGACGGTCTCAGGCACGCGGGACATGAATCCGGAATTCGTCGCCCAGCAGACCGGCCTGGTCGTGGGCCAGGAATATGACCCCGACGATGTTCGCCGCGCCCAGAAGCGGCTGGACCGGCTGGAAGTGTTCCGTTCGGCCCGGTTCGAGGCGGCCCAGTCCATCGGCGCCGATGGCCTCCTGCCCTATGAATTGCTGGTCGAGGAATTGCCCGGCCGCCGCTTCGGCCTCGGCGCCACCTATTCCACGATCGACGGGCTGGGCCTCGAAGGCTATCATTTGTGGCGCAACCTGTTCGGGCAGGCCGAACGGCTGCGGCTCGATGCGCGCATTGCCAGCATTGCCTGGCCGATCGACACGGCGCAGTTCGACTATTTTGCCGGCGGCACCTTCACCAAGCCGGGCTTCTATCATCCCGACGTCGACCTGGTGGCTGCCGTTTCGGCCGAGCGCACCATCTATCCGACCTATACCGAAACCTCGGCTGCCGGCCGCCTCGGCCTCTCCTGGTTCTTCTCGGACGAAGTGACCTTCGAGGGCGGCGCGACCTTCAAGCGCGCCCGGTTCGATGACGATTTCGGCACCCGCGACTTCGCCACGGCCGGCATCTATGCCGGGGTGATCTTCGACGGGCGCGACAGCTCGGTCGATCCCACCGAGGGCTGGTACGCGGCCGCCAATGTCGAGCCCTATTACGATTTCATCTATGGCAATACCGGCCTGCGCGTCGAGGCCGAGGGGCGCACCTATTTCGGCTTCGGCGAGGACGATCCCTTCGTGCTGGCCGGCCGGCTCAAGGCCGGCGCCCTGCTCGGGCCGGAACTCAGCGAAATTCCGCCCGACAAGCTGTTCTTTGCCGGTGGCGGCGGCTCGGTGCGCGGCTATGCTTTCAAGTCCATCGGCGTCGATGACGGCTCGGGCACTGTAACCGGCGGGCGCTATCTGCTCGAAGCCTCGCTGGAGGCGCGGGCCAAGGTCACCGAAGATATCGGCGTCGTCGGCTTCGTCGATGGCGGCTATGTGGCCGCCGACGTCTTCCCCGGCCTCGAGGACCTGCGCCTCGGCGCCGGCCTCGGCATTCGCTATTATACGGGCTTCGGCCCGCTGCGGCTGGATGTGGCCGTGCCGCTCAACAAGCGGCCGGGCGATGCGGATTATGCCATCTATGCCGGTATCGGACAGGCTTTCTGA